In the Oryza glaberrima chromosome 6, OglaRS2, whole genome shotgun sequence genome, one interval contains:
- the LOC127776151 gene encoding uncharacterized protein LOC127776151 — translation MGSTAAAGGNLRTALSYCVQQVRNYDYHHYLCLLHLPPAMRKAAFAFRAFNIETAKAMDVVSDPKTGLMRLLWWKDVVDKVFANKLVEHPVAQVLSSVVSEHKISKHWLKRSVEARINDANRDDYAIPETISELERYAEDTQSTILYMTLQAGGIQSTIADHAASHIGKASGLLLLLKALPHHVSKQGRIPYIPASIAEECGLLTREGGRSEVRMGDELPDAVFKVASVADAHLQKARELASSVPAEAIPVLLPGVPAQVLLDSLRCREFNIFDSRLSRGVHGISPLWYQIKLIWHSVRKKY, via the coding sequence ATGGGTAGTACAGCTGCAGCGGGTGGTAACCTGCGAACCGCCCTCTCGTACTGTGTGCAGCAAGTTCGCAACTATGATTATCACCACTATCTCTGCCTTCTCCACCTACCTCCAGCTATGCGCAAGGCTGCATTCGCCTTCCGAGCCTTCAACATTGAGACGGCAAAGGCCATGGATGTTGTCTCGGACCCTAAGACTGGCCTTATGCGCCTCCTCTGGTGGAAAGATGTAGTCGACAAGGTCTTTGCAAACAAGCTGGTTGAGCACCCTGTTGCCCAGGTGCTCTCTTCTGTTGTGTCCGAGCACAAGATTAGCAAGCATTGGCTCAAGAGGTCTGTGGAGGCAAGGATAAACGATGCAAACCGGGATGATTATGCCATTCCTGAGACAATTTCTGAATTGGAGAGGTATGCAGAGGACACCCAATCTACCATCCTTTACATGACGTTGCAAGCTGGTGGGATACAGTCCACTATCGCTGATCATGCCGCCTCACACATAGGCAAAGCTAGTGGGCTGCTACTGCTACTCAAGGCTTTGCCTCACCATGTGAGTAAGCAAGGGAGGATACCGTATATCCCAGCAAGTATAGCTGAGGAGTGCGGTCTGCTTACACGGGAAGGTGGCCGATCAGAGGTCAGGATGGGAGATGAGCTCCCAGATGCAGTTTTCAAGGTTGCATCTGTTGCTGATGCTCACCTGCAGAAGGCGCGGGAGCTGGCCTCTTCTGTGCCAGCGGAAGCAATCCCTGTACTCCTCCCAGGGGTACCAGCCCAGGTCCTTCTGGACTCCTTACGATGCCGTGAATTCAACATCTTTGATTCACGGTTGTCAAGGGGAGTTCATGGGATATCTCCTTTGTGGTACCAGATAAAGCTCATCTGGCACTCGGTGCGGAAGAAGTACTGA
- the LOC127776150 gene encoding NAC domain-containing protein 105-like codes for MDGSSMSSSSTQQQAQVPPGFRFHPTDEELVDYYLRKKVAARRIDLNVIKDVDLYKIEPWDLQERCRINGGSAAEEQNEWYFFSHKDKKYPTGTRTNRATAAGFWKATGRDKPIYATKQHSLLVGMRKTLVYYRGRAPNGHKSDWIMHEYRLETTETAPPQEEGWVVCRVFKKRLPTTRRDSDHDAPCGSWYVDEDAPGAFMSPMMITRSSILRPHQHHAGITLQEQHLHTTYKHRDLTTKIQQLQVPAAGHHLLNTMPHDLESSTSSFHSLLVSPDHHQINMHHAQADPFFDDMHAVDQATTTDWRVLDKFVASQLSNDATNKPADHYTDEGDILQVSDKQQEVAAADYASTSTSSSQIDPWK; via the exons atggatggatctagtatgagcagcagcagcacgcagCAGCAGGCGCAGGTTCCTCCTGGATTTCGTTTCCACCCGACGGACGAAGAGCTGGTGGATTACTACCTTCGGAAGAAGGTGGCCGCAAGAAGGATTGATCTCAATGTCATCAAGGACGTCGATCTCTACAAGATTGAGCCATGGGATCTGCAAG AGCGTTGCCGGATCAATggcgggtcggcggcggaggagcagaaCGAATGGTACTTCTTCAGCCACAAGGACAAGAAGTACCCGACGGGGACGAGGACCAACcgtgcgacggcggccgggTTCTGGAAGGCGACGGGGCGAGACAAGCCCATCTACGCCACCAAGCAGCACAGCCTCCTCGTGGGCATGAGGAAGACGCTCGTCTACTACCGCGGCCGCGCCCCCAACGGCCACAAGTCCGACTGGATCATGCACGAGTACCGCCTCGAGACCACTGAGACGGCCCCGCCGCAG GAAGAAGGGTGGGTGGTATGCCGGGTGTTCAAGAAGAGATTACCCACAACAAGAAGAGATTCAGACCATGACGCACCTTGCGGCAGCTGGTACGTTGATGAAGATGCACCGGGCGCCTTCATGTCTCCGATGATGATCACCAGATCATCAATATTGCGCCCACACCAACACCACGCCGGCATCACGCTGCAAGAGCAACACCTCCACACCACTTACAAGCACAGAGACCTCACTACTAAGATTCAGCAGCTCCAAGTCCCTGCGGCAGGCCATCATCTCCTCAACACCATGCCCCATGACCTGGAGAGTTCTACTTCCTCCTTCCATTCTCTTTTGGTCTCACCAGATCACCACCAAATCAACATGCACCATGCTCAGGCTGATCCCTTCTTCGACGACATGCATGCAGTCGATCAAGCCACTACCACTGACTGGAGAGTTCTTGACAAGTTTGTTGCCTCTCAGCTTAGCAATGATGCTACAAACAAGCCTGCGGATCATTATACTGATGAAGGAGACATTCTTCAGGTCAGTGACAAGCAGCAAGAGGTGGCAGCCGCCGATTATGCGTCCACATCAACGTCAAGCAGCCAAATTGATCCATGGAAGTGA
- the LOC127776149 gene encoding LOW QUALITY PROTEIN: uncharacterized protein LOC127776149 (The sequence of the model RefSeq protein was modified relative to this genomic sequence to represent the inferred CDS: inserted 2 bases in 1 codon), translated as MEMEMEVGRRRRRIGVGGRSQKAAAAGEIDVGIPSEIGWDQTDWAVRSFVVATCHGPXPMKIPRRGRKPMVGRVILLLLPAIARHPGYPPLCCASSSAPAMPLLLLRAGAGAKPQLSFSVPPPPGDVRISSRPPTTATRCSSSSSPKLSSATVQFRSDSDPWNQPTVDDDGDFDLKGRKAIPGIHVPRQRYIAVSKPALLDALLSLFPSQPPTPSPTSAAAADFKRFARCLDALLHAEHKEMLEEMRTYYMLTHNHHQHTAAADDDDDDQPVLNGNANTTAGFFGITDNGTLLLTRSLGLRTLLGLSPDPDSHNRIAFATHFQRSFMNLLRNAQFEELSAQDLLLTYALNTDYLLTLPIYVDWKKAAESNAIIFRRGYATERQKGLLLVEKLDYLQSKLLQNIFFGFSKPLRKLGKWLNEALKRSTGNEGFQIWIEKLKVWLKEQTYAENSLSLIENSSWDKLRSDQLPDADLPIWIAAQRAVSRYEGILSPVGPRGRLLRRLLAWTGLIPSLPEATIKSDIDTKDLEGYVRPNFLPRITLANIWAPASRESCNNNLWEITKASFGVLFGKSTLQEPAFQELILLYTDEADQSKEREKSDMMPLQLKIFERIPIPDLPVVFPHKKLSFRILDTVRLDIATVIGLLAYVVNYKFESLASSPSAFLLDIVAFTALAILVFRVALGYKQTRDRYQLLVNKTLYEKTLASGFGSVYFLLDASEQQQYKEALLAYGMLLCRKKYQVSSRVSIRDTCEQFMYEKFKAKIEMPIDKAMETLLRLGLVIELPTDGGSRVIALPCSDAYEILKSRWDSLLEHKTEQG; from the exons atggagatggagatggaggtagggaggcggcggcggcggatcggagTCGGAGGGAGAAGccagaaggcggcggcggcgggggagatcGATGTTGGGATCCCATCGGAAATCGGATGGGATCAGACAGACTGGgccgttcgttcgttcgttgtTGCCACGTGCCACGGCCC GCCCATGAAGATACCACGACGTGGCAGGAAACCCATGGTTGGGCGGGTTATCCTCTTGCTCTTGCCTGCCATTGCGCGCCATCCAGGTTATCCCCCCCTGTGCtgtgcgtcgtcgtcggcgccggcgatgccCCTCCTTCTACtgcgtgccggcgccggcgccaagCCACAACTCTCCTTCTCCGTGCCTCCGCCTCCTGGGGATGTCCGAATAAGCAGCAGACCACCCACCACGGCCACGCGctgctcctcttcctcttccccaaaGCTCTCCTCCGCCACCGTCCAATTCCGCTCCGACTCCGACCCATGGAACCAACCCACTgttgatgacgacggcgacTTCGACTTGAAGGGGAGGAAGGCCATCCCCGGCATCCACGTCCCGCGCCAACGCTACATCGCCGTCTCCAAGCCCGCCCTCCTCGacgctctcctctccctcttcccatCCCAAcctcccactccctctcccACCTCTGCTGCGGCTGCTGACTTCAAGCGCTTTGCAAG ATGCCTGGACGCCCTCCTCCACGCAGAGCACAAGGAGATGCTCGAGGAAATGCGAACCTATTACATGCTCACCCACAACCATCACCAACACACCGCTGCCgctgatgacgatgacgatgaccaACCCGTGCTCAACGGCAACGCCAACACCACTGCTGGTTTTTTTGGCATTACAGACAACGGAACCTTGCTTCTTACCAGAAGCTTGGGTCTCAGAACACTCCTGGGATTGTCACCAGACCCTGATTCACACAACAG AATTGCTTTTGCAACTCATTTCCAGCGCTCCTTCATGAACCTTCTGCGCAATGCTCAATTTGAAGAGCTCTCTGCGCAAGACCTGCTCTTGACATACGCCCTAAACACCGATTACCTCTTGACTTTGCCCATTTATGTCGATTGGAAAAAGGCAGCTGAGTCCAATGCTATCATATTCAG GCGTGGGTATGCAACGGAGAGGCAGAAGGGCCTACTGTTGGTTGAAAAGCTTGATTACCTACAGTCTAAACTCTTGCAAAATATCTTCTTTGGCTTCTCCAAGCCCTTGAGGAAGCTGGGGAAATGGCTCAATGAG GCATTGAAAAGATCAACAGGGAATGAGGGATTTCAGATCTGGATTGAAAAACTTAAGGTCTGGCTTAAAGAGCAAACCTATGCGGAGAATTCGCTTTCGTTGATTGAGAACTCTTCATGGGATAAACTTAGATCTGATCAATTACCGGATGCTGATCTTCCTATTTGGATTGCTGCTCAAAGGGCAGTCTCTCGTTACGAAGGAATCCTGTCACCAGTTGGTCCTCGTGGCAGACTTCTAAGAAGATTGCTTGCTTGGACTGGTTTAATCCCTTCTCTGCCAGAAGCAACAATAAAGTCAGATATCGATACAAAAGATCTTGAAGGCTATGTGAG GCCAAATTTTCTGCCAAGAATAACACTTGCAAATATATGGGCGCCAGCAAGCAGAGAATCTTGTAACAACAATCTCTGGGAGATAACAAAAGCTTCTTTTGGTGTTTTATTTGGGAAGTCTACTCTTCAG GAACCAGCATTCCAAGAACTGATCCTACTTTATACTGATGAGGCTGATCAAagcaaagagagagaaaaatcagACATGATGCCATTGCAACTGAAAATTTTTGAAAGGATCCCCATCCCTGATCTGCCA GTGGTTTTTCCTCACAAGAAGTTGTCCTTCCGCATCCTAGATACA GTAAGGTTGGATATTGCTACCGTAATAGGTTTGTTGGCTTATGTCGTGAACTACAAATTTGAGAGTTTAGCCTCATCTCC ATCGGCTTTTCTTCTTGATATAGTTGCCTTTACTGCACTAGCAATACTTGTGTTCCGTGTGGCGCTGGGTTACAAACAAACTAGGGATAGATACCAG CTTCTGGTCAATAAAACGCTCTATGAGAAGACATTAGCAAGTGGATTTGGTTCAGTTTATTTTCTCCTTGACGCTTCTGAGCAACAACAG TATAAAGAAGCGCTTTTGGCATATGGTATGTTACTGTGCAGGAAAAAGTATCAG GTGTCATCTCGTGTAAGCATCAGAGATACATGTGAGCAGTTTATGTACGAGAAATTTAAGGCGAAG ATCGAAATGCCTATTGACAAAGCTATGGAGACACTATTGCGTCTGGGGCTGGTGATTGAGCTGCCAACTGACGGCGGCTCCCGTGTAATCGCACTTCCATGTTCAGACGCATACGAGATCCTGAAAAGCCGCTGGGACAGCTTGTTGGAACACAAGACGGAACAAG GCTGA